A genomic region of Sarcophilus harrisii chromosome 6, mSarHar1.11, whole genome shotgun sequence contains the following coding sequences:
- the SMIM31 gene encoding small integral membrane protein 31: MELPFTNLELAFILLAFVVFSLFTLASIYSDPEERNEDKNHKKEGKEGGKERKGEKEKKFCQINANRFLKIHQVYVTFTKKEGRLD; this comes from the exons ATGGAGTTGCCATTCACCAACCTGGAATTGGCCTTCATCTTGCTGGCTTTTGTTGTCTTCTCCCTATTCACTCTGGCTTCCATCTACAGTGATCCTGAGGAGAGAAAT gaagacaAGAATCATAA gaaggaaggaaaggagggagggaaagagaggaagggagaaaaggagaaaaaattttgccAAATTAAtgcaaatagatttttaaaaattcatcaagTTTACGTAACAttcacaaaaaaagaaggaaggttgGACTAA